ATGTGGAGCTCATTCTCTCACACGTGCAATGGCAGCAGTGCCggaggggctggggtggcaAAATCCTCAGGGGAAAGGGGCCATGGTGGGATGAGGAGTCTCTTCCtaggcagggctgggccctcAGCCTTCAGTGGGGGTCcgtgctggcacagagctgctgcagggtaGCGTGGAGGCTGCACAGCCATCAGTGGGGAGCAAAATCCCAGCACAGGCCCTTTCCCACCCATGCCGCCCGCCTTGGTGCAATGCCATGGCAGCAGTGCACCCAGGGCCTCCGTTTGCCCTgcaccctgcctgggctggcccCTACCGACCTCCCTGGGGCCAGGGGCAGCTGCCATGAGCTGCAGGGGCGCCAGGGGCACAGGCCAAGGGCAGTGGGGGTCCTTGCTTtgcccctgtggctgcagggttggcactgctggctcagaaAAGGCAaatgcagccacagccacactGTGAGGGCAGATGGGGGTGCCTGTGTGTGacccctctgccccagcacaggggctgccaGCAGTGGTGTTGCACATGTCCCAGTGCTGTCTCGTcgttcctgctctcctggcacaaGGTCTCTCCTCCACAGCTGTGGCCCCAGGTGGAGCTGCACTGGGTGTTTGCGGCCTGGCTCCACGAAGGTCAGCAGCCACAGACCGTGACACAGGAGCAAACCCCAGTGTCCAGCACCAGCGTGGGGCAAAAGTGCCCTGGACACCTGCTGTCCtgcactgcagcccctcagagGCACCAATTCAAGGCCAGGCACCCTCCTGCTCATGCCCTGGTGTGGTGGGGCATCCCcagagcctggccccagctggggatgaggtgccagggcagggaatgtgGCCCTGGGAGCcggctgggcacagcagagggaGGCGGCGAGGATGTGGGGCCAGGccccctgtgcagagctgcctgtggcACCCAGGCACGGCTGAGAGGCTGCAGCCCGtccagctggcagaggcactgccagggcacccctggtgctgctgctgggcagtgccagccccgggGAGGGACCcagggtgctgccagggctcccGGCCACCCCAGACCTCGCTgtcccagcacacagagcctctgctccctctctgccacTGCCCACTGGCACCactccagggagagctggtCCACGGCTGCCTCTGCACCCCCgggtctgtgctgggagcagcccctgtgtgcAGGGACCCTGTTGCTGTGGCTGGTGGGGATCTggctgagcagcactgcagcagctggggcaaagggcctgggcagggacagggggaagACCATGATGGGGCTGGAGCGTGACTGGCCCCCGTGCCAGGACCCCTCACCCAGTGCAGTCTGCCCGGCTTGGCCacgctggggcagggctggcagcggcTGCCAGATGGGGGGAGTCCAGGGCAGAGGCCTCCCTGCTGCTAAATCCCACTGCAGCCACTAAAAATAGCGGCACCTCTGCCCCAAAGCTGCTCCCCGGCCGCGCAGAGGGGCTGACAGCAAATCCCTGTGACCCAGGGACTGGGGGAGCAttcccagccagggcagggactgaTGCCTGGCCAGGGACTGGCACTGGCATCTTCCCGAGGGCTGGGACAGAGTGGCAGTGGCACGGGACAGGGAGGGATGCTGGTGTGCTGGAGGGAGGCACAGGGATGgtggggaacagggacagggatgctggcatggggctgtgggaggaAAGAGACAGGGATCCTGAGGTGGGATGGGAGAGGGACTAGGACAGGAATAGTGGttgggcagctgtgctgctggggtggggctggggtgaTGACAAAAACAGGAATTCTGCAGTGGTGAGGGGGCTAATGGGCACCCAAGAAAGGTCCCTGTTCACAGAGCCCACCCAGTGAGAGCTGTCCCCGGAGACAGATCCGTCTGTCCTGGGACTGGCTAAATAAGGCCATGGCAGGTCCTGCTCCCCGAGCTGCATCTGGAGCCCCAAGTGCTGATTaatgagctgctccagcagccactTGGACATGGCGAGTGGGTCTGCATGGACGGAGGAAACGCGACTTTCCCAGGGATAAAAATAGGCACAGGCAGAGCGGCGAGCCCTGGGAGCAGACTGATGGGGAGCTCGGCGCTGTGGCTGGTGCCAGGGGGAGCCCAGGGGCTGCGGCCATGCTGCCGTGCCCGTGCTGGCCCTGGCACCGCTGTCCgtgcccccggcccggctgcccTCACCCCACACAGTGGGCTGTGCCGTGGGGATGCTGCCAAAATGGGCCCTTGTGGGAAGAGCCAAAATCCTGCTCAGGAGCCCCATAACCGGCTTAGGGCTGGCGGGAATTACGGCACCTCGTGAGCCACGGCCTGTGGAGCACCCGGAGCCCCagctcactgccctgggctgggggagatgGAGCCACAGCTGAGCTTGTCCCAggcccacagcagccccacgAGCCAGGATCCCTGCGGGTCAatggcagtgtccctgccctgctgccccgtGCCCTCCCTGGCCgtccctggggtgctgctgccagaCCATGGCTGGGGGTCGGTGGCCCAGGCAGGAGAGCCCGtggaggcagggagagcccaggtgCCAGCCTGAGGGGGTGCTCAGGGGTCCCCTCTGCCACGGGGGTCTGCATTCTCAGACTCAGCAGTGATGCCCAGCGGGGCCCCAGCAGCAGCGTGGGGTGGCACCAGCCCAGGTTTCCTCTGAGGGTCTGGGGGCAGCACTGCCACTGCACTCCAGCCACACAGGGGCTGAAACTGGCTTGGCAGGCAGAGAACCTGCATGGTCACCGTCCCAGTGCCTTCCTGGGGAGGATAATACAGGCACTTGGTGCAAAAATGAGTGAACAAATATCTGAATATGGACACCAAGCAGGgccaggtggggatggggacaggctctgtgccagagcagccgtctccagccccacctgcccTAGCCCCATCtcccccagctgtgtcccaggagTCCCCGTGACCAGGAGTCTTGCACAGGGCTGCCCacatgccagggctggcaccaccaggctggagaagctgctgaGGGCCAGTAGGAagctgtgtgccctgtgctgtgtcccatGCATGGGGTCCAGAGGAGGGATGTCCCAGCCACGtctcctcaccctgctggtgctgctgctctgctgccaggtaAGGATGAGCTGTCACACACGAGGGTGCTCTGCCCCACGCTCAGCCCAGTACCCACGCAGGACTGCCACCGAGCCACCCATCGCACTGCATGCCCTCACCATGGCACGTGGTACAGCCTCTGGTGCCCCTTTGTGCCTCCTCGTGGCGTGGCATGGCTCAGAATGGCATGGTGTGGCTCAGAATGGCATGGCACGGCACGGCATGTTCGGCAGCACCAGCTGGGGTcactgcctggcacagcacggTGCCCCCTGCGAGCAGGACACGAGTGACGGGTGGTCCCTGGTGCCCGCAGGGTCCCTCTGCCCAGATCACGGATAACGTCGTGGAGAGGTGGAAGGAGTACAGCGAGGAGTGCCAGCGCAACATGAGCCGCCAGCCCGCGCCCACGGGTCAGTGCCCGCGGCCCCCAgggtcctgctgggatggggatggggcccggagccagcacagggcccggcaggatggggacaggcagaggggcaggggagggggaggccaaagctcctgtcctcctgcagagctggtcTGTAACCGCACCTTCGACAAGTTCTCCTGCTGGCCCGACACGATGCCCAACAGCACAGCCAGCGTGCCCTGCCCCTGGTTCCTGCCCTGGTACCAGAAAGGTAATGTGGGGAGGGGCGTGTGCACGTGCACCTGGGTGgtgtgtgcagctgtgcagtgtgtgcaggtgtgctctgtgtgtgtgcacctgTGCAGTGTGTTCCCACgtgtgtgcagctgtgctgggacacctgtgtgctgtgtgcatgtgctgctgcaggcagtcACACCAGGGCCGGTGCACGCTGCCCACGGGTGCTGGCACTCCTCACCATCCCTCCCCTCGCAGTGAAGCACAGACACGTCTTCAAGACCTGTGGGCCGGACGGACAGTGGGTGACAGGCCCGCGGGGACAGTCCCTGCGCGATGCCACACAGTGTGAGCAGGATGACGAGGACCTGAAGGCGCAGGTGGGCAGACCTGGGCAGCAGGGGTGTGGGGgtccctgcctgcccccctgcctgccctccgTCTGCCCCTGCCCTCACTCGCTCCCTCCTCTTCCAGGAAAAGTTTGCCAGGACCTATGGCAGCTTCAAGGTGATGTACACTGTGGGCtactctgtgtccctgtgtgcgCTGCTGCtcgccctggccctgctgctgggcttcAGGTGGGACTTTGGGcatggctgtccccaggctgggcagggggaggccGGGGCCCACGCACGGGCATTGACAATGGCCCCCAAATCCACAGCAAGCTGCACTGCATGAGGAACTACATCCACATGAACCTGTTCGCCTCCTTCATCCTGAAGGGCGTCTCCGTGCTGGTCATCGACGCCCTGCTCAAAACCCACTACAGCGACAAGATCGACGGCTACAACGTGCAAGTGTGGCTGAGCGACGAGGTCAGcgcagggacagggctggggacagggacagggacagggacagggacagggacaggcagtgctgtggagctgggggctctggtggggctgggggcacgggcacacacacacaggcagtgctgcagccctgacccctgcccacaggcagctgcaggctgcagggcagccacgGTCTTCATGCAGTACGGCATTGTGGCCAACTACTGCTGGCTGCTGGTGGAAGGCATCTACCTGCACAACCTGCTGGTGGTGGCCGTCTTCTCCGAGAGGAGCTACTTCACCCTCTACCTGTGCATCGGCTGGGGTGAGTGTGGGCGGGCTGGGCCCCTGACCCcgtgccctgctgtgcctcacCCGTGCTCTGCTCACCTCCCCTCAGGGGCACCCATGCTGTTCCTCATTCCCTGGGTCATTGTGAAGTTCCTCTACGAAAACATCCAGTGAGtaccagctccagctgctggctggcggggggcacagggcacagggaggtgtgtgggggacTCTAGGGACGTTGTGCTGGTTCTGGAGTCACTCCACACCGTTGCCCATGGCAAGGAGCAGGGTTCTGGGCCTTAGTGCTTGCTTCACTCAGGCTGCCAATCCATGCCAgtctccagcagctgcctggtCAAGGGGCTTCCTGGCAGTCCCCATCTGTCCATTCTGCAGGTGCTGGTCCACGAACAACAACATGGGCTTCTGGTGGATCCTTCGCTTCCCCGTGTTCCTGGCCATCCTGGTgagccccctgcagcccctgctccacgTCTGTGTCACAGGCCCCAGCATGGCTGTGGagggggtgcccagggcaggggagcagaggtgtcctgtctgcccctcctctggctctgcctgtgcccctgAGGGCTCGCTCCATTCCTTTGCAGATCaacttcttcatcttcatccgCATCATTCAGATCCTCGTTTCCAAGCTCCGTGCGCACCAGATGCGCTACACTGACTACAAGTTCAGGTGGGTGTTGGACGTGGCTGTACACTGTGGGGGCACACTGTGGGGTTACACTGTGGGGGCACACTGTGGGGTACACTGTGGGGTTACACTGTGGGGTTACACTGTGGGGTACACTGTGGGGTACACTGTGGGGTTACACTGTGGGGTTACACTGTGGGGTTACACTGTGGGGGCACACTGTGGGGTACACTGTGGGGGCACACTGTGGGGTACACTGTGGGGTACACTGTGGGGTACACTGTGGGGTACACTGTGGGGGCACACTGTGGGGTTACACTGTGGGGGCACACTGTGGGGTACACTGTGGGGTTACACTGTGGGGTACACTGTGGGGGCACACTGTGGGGTTACACTGTGGGGTTACACTGTGGGGTACACTGTGGGGGCACACTGTGGGGTTACACTGTGGGGTTACACTGTGGGGTTACACTGTGGGGGCACACTGTGGGGGCACACTGTGGGGTACACTGTGGGGTTACACTGTGGGGGCACACTGTGGGGTTACACTGTGGGGTTACACTGTGGGGGCACACTGTGGGGTACACTGTGGGGGCACACTGTGGGGTTACACTGTGGGGTTACACTGTGGGGTACACTGTGGGGGCACACTGTGGGGTTACACTGTGGGGTTACACTGTGGGGTACACTGTGGGGTTACACTGTGGGGTTACACTGTGGGGGCACACTGTGGGGTTACACTGTGGGGTTACACTGTGGGGTTACACTGTGGGGTACACTGTGGGGTACACTGTGGGGGCACACTGTGGGGTTACACTGTGGGGTTACACTGTGGGGTACACTGTGGGGTTACACTGTGGGGTTACACTGTGGGGTACACTGTGGGGTTACACTGTGGGGTACACTGTGGGGGCACACTGTGGGGGCACACTGTGGGGTTACACTTGGGGTACACTGTGGGGTTACACTGTGGGGGCACACTGTGGGGTACACTGTGGGGTTACACTGTGGGGTTACACTGTGGGGTACACTGTGGGGTTACACTGTGGGGTTACACTGTGGGGTACACTGTGGGGGCACACTGTGGGGTTACACTGTGGGGTACACTGTGGGGTTACACTGTGGGGTTACACTGTGGGGTACACTGTGGGGGCACACTGTGGGGTTACACTGTGGGGGCACACTGTGGGGTACACTGTGGGGTTACACTGTGGGGTTACACTGTGGTGTGGATCCCGTGTTCCCACGGCACACAGGGCTGCGTGCCCACCCGTGACCCTCGTCCCACAGGCTGGCCAGGTCCACGCTGACACTGATCCCGCTGCTGGGCATCCACGAGGTGGTCTTTGCTTTCATCACGGACGAGCACGCCCAGGGCACACTGCGCTACGTCAAGCTCTTCTTCGATCTCTTCCTGAGCTCCTTCCAGGTGAGCCCAGCCCTCCTTGGGGACACGCAGTCTCAGGAGGGACTGGACTGAGGTCTGGTTATGCTCTTCACGCCTCTCCtccaccttcccagggtttgCTGGTGGCCATTCTCTACTGCTTTGTCAACAAGGAGGTGAGCAGGACAGTGGGGCACGGGCAGGGGGGCATGAGCAATGGAGGGCATGGGCAGCGGGGGCACGGGCAGGGGGGCACAGGCAAAAGGGGGCATGGGCAGCGGGGCACAGACAGCAGGGTCACAGACAGAGAGGGCACAGGCTCACACTGACAGCTGCTCCCGcaggtgcaggcagagctgctgaagcGCTGGCAGCGCTGGAAGCTGGGGAAGGACCTGGCTGAGGAGTACAAGCACACCTACAGCCACGCGCCCAGCGCCCGCAACGGTGCGGGCACCACCTGCGAGAAGCACCAGCTGGTGAGCGGCTGCACCAACGGGCTGGGGCGCAGCCTGGGCCCCCCGGGCGGCTCCCAGCGCCTGGAGAGGAGCGCCGCAGAGCACCTCGCCCTCGGGGGCCACCACCACTGCTACGAGTTCCCGGAGACCACGGCCGAGAGCCACTTCTGAGCCCGCAGCCAGCTGCGAGGGCTGCGCTgagctgtgcccggccccgTCCGCCCCTGGTGCCTGGGCACACGGACACAGTGAGGCAGGCAAGGGGGACCTGGACCTCTGGAAGGGAGAACTGTGGGGCCAGGGGGATCTGTAGGGGGGAAGTTTGTCCTGTGGTGCTTCCTCGTGCACCTTCGAGTCCCTGTGCACAGTGCTGTAATTTATCTGTCATATCTGTAAATAGGTGTGGGCCCGTGCcgggctgcagggccagctctgTGTGCGCCTTGCTGTGGGGACTGGGGACTCTGGGGACATTGGATGTGTGTGGGCCATGCTCCTAAGCACCCCATGGATGCTCCACAGCCATGGATGGGGAGCTGAGTGACCCGGCAGGGATGGGATGCTCCGGAAGACAGCCCCACTGCCaggccccagcccagccccaccttctgccccagcccagccccactgcctgccccactgcctgccccagccccgcacAGGTGAGGCGGCAGACGTGCAGCCGCTGCAGCGCTGCCGGCcgggggcagctccagctccccagcacgCGCTTTCCTTTGGCCGCTAATCGGCTCTGTCCTCTCGCTGCCAGGAGCCCTTAATTAAATCATTTGGCTCTGCCCGCGACACCCCCGC
This DNA window, taken from Ammospiza caudacuta isolate bAmmCau1 chromosome 19, bAmmCau1.pri, whole genome shotgun sequence, encodes the following:
- the GCGR gene encoding glucagon receptor; amino-acid sequence: MGSRGGMSQPRLLTLLVLLLCCQGPSAQITDNVVERWKEYSEECQRNMSRQPAPTELVCNRTFDKFSCWPDTMPNSTASVPCPWFLPWYQKVKHRHVFKTCGPDGQWVTGPRGQSLRDATQCEQDDEDLKAQEKFARTYGSFKVMYTVGYSVSLCALLLALALLLGFSKLHCMRNYIHMNLFASFILKGVSVLVIDALLKTHYSDKIDGYNVQVWLSDEAAAGCRAATVFMQYGIVANYCWLLVEGIYLHNLLVVAVFSERSYFTLYLCIGWGAPMLFLIPWVIVKFLYENIQCWSTNNNMGFWWILRFPVFLAILINFFIFIRIIQILVSKLRAHQMRYTDYKFRLARSTLTLIPLLGIHEVVFAFITDEHAQGTLRYVKLFFDLFLSSFQGLLVAILYCFVNKEVQAELLKRWQRWKLGKDLAEEYKHTYSHAPSARNGAGTTCEKHQLVSGCTNGLGRSLGPPGGSQRLERSAAEHLALGGHHHCYEFPETTAESHF